In Phycisphaerales bacterium, the sequence GGCGATCGGCCGACGGGACGACCAGGCCGCTCGCGATGGGTGACGAGTTGGAGTTGAACGATCACCGGGGTCGCGTGGTGGGCGTGGCGCGGGTGTCGAGGACGTTCCAGTCGCAGCCGAATCTGTACACGCTGTACTCGCGGGCGACGCGATTTGTGCCGGGCGAGCGGAAACTGATGTCGTTCGTGCTGGTGAGGGCGAAGGCTGGTGTTGATGTGGATCGGGTCTGTGCCGCGATCGAGCGGGAGACGGGGTTGGCGGCGTACACCAAGCCCGAGTTCCAGAGCCTGACGGTGACGTACTTCCTGAAGAACACGGGTATCCCGATCAACTTCGGGATCGCGGTAGCGCTGGGGTTCCTCGTCGGCGCGATCATCACGGGATTCATGTTCTACAGTTTCACCCTCGACAATCTTCGATACTTTGGGACACTCAAGGCGATGGGGACGAGCGATGGCACCTTGCTTGGCATGATCCTGCTTCAGGCGGGGTATGTCGCCGTGACGGGCTTCGGGCTGGGTGTGGGGCTGGCGGCGCTCTTTGGGAACTCGATGGGCAAGACGCAACTGGCGTTCCGGCTGACGTGGCAACTCTCGCTGGTGGCGGCGTGTGCGGTGGCGATGATCTGCGCGTTGGCGGCGCTGATCAGCGTGCGACGGGTGATCTCACTCGAGCCGGGGGTGGTGTTCAAATGACGACGTCCGGGCAGCCCACGATGTCGATGACCGATTCGGCGGTTTCGTTCGGCGATGGACGGGCTGTGGCTGTGCGCTGCGCGGGGGTGACAAAGACGTATGGCACGGGGAACGCGGCGGTGCGGGCGCTGCGAGGGATCGATCTCAATGTGCATCGCGGCGAGTTGCTCATGCTCGTCGGGCCTTCGGGGTGCGGCAAGACGACGTTGATCTCGGTGGTGGCGGGCGTTCTTGATCGCGACGAGGGCGAGTGCGAGGTGTTGGGATCGGATCTGGATCGGCTGGGGTCTGGGGAGCGTTCTCGGTTTCGGGCGCGGAACATCGGGTTTGTGTTCCAGTCGTTCAATCTGATCCCGACGCTGTCGATCGCGGAGAATGTGGCCGTGCCTCTGCTCATCCAGGGCGAGGCGAGAAAGCAGGCCGTCGACCGGGCGAGAGAGATTCTGTCGAAGGTCGGTCTTGGGGAGCGGACGAACAGCCCTCCGACGAAACTGTCGGGGGGGCAGCAGCAGCGTGTGGCGATCGCGCGGGCGCTGGTGCATCGGCCGAAACTGATCGTGTGCGACGAGCCGACGAGCGCGCTCGACCACGTGACGGGGCAGAAGGTGATGGAACTGTTGCGTGAGGTCGCGGCGGGCGAGGAACTGTCGCTGGTGGTCGTCACCCACGACCAGCGCATTTTCGAGTTCGCGGACAGAATCGCGGAGATGGACGACGGCAGGATCGTGACGATCCGCCGCGGAAAGGGCCACTCGCACTCGACCGATCCCAAGGCGCACACGGCTCAGAACTCTCACTCATCGGAGACGACGGCATGATCCGGGTCTACATCGTTCCAGTGCTGGCGATCGTGGGGATGGGGCTTGCGGCGTACACGATCGTGCAGGGTTCCAAGCCCGTGGTGCCCCAGCCGCCGGTGGTCCAGCCGCCCTCGGCACCGTTCTCGACATTCGTGGCGGCGTCGGGGATTGTGGAGTCGAGCACGCTGAACATCGATGTGGGGACGCCGGTGGGCGGGGTGGTGGGCGAGGTGATGGTGACTGTCGGTCAGGACGTGAAGAAGGGGGAGGCTCTCTTCCGGATCGATGCGAGGGAACTCGAGGCCGAACGCGCGTCACGCGAGGCGGCCTTGCGTGTCGTGGAGGCGCAGTATCGGCGTTTGGAAGCCTCGCCTCGACCGGAGGAGGTCCCGCCGGCGGAAGCGCGTGTTCTGGAGGCCGAGGCGTCCTTGGCGGACGCACAGGAGAAACTCGCGCTGCGACAGGCCGTGACGGATCCGCGGGCGATCACGGCGGACACGCTGAGCGAGGCGCGATTCCTGGTTGCTGGTGCTGAGGCGCGGCTGGCGCAGGCCCGGGCGGATTTGGCGCTCTTGAAGGCCGGGACATGGGGCGTGGATTTGGATGTGTCTCGGGCGCAGGTGGAATCGGCGCGTGCGCAACTGCAGTCGGTGGTCACCGATCTCGGGCGTCGGACGATCCGGGCCCTGGTGGATGGGCGCGTGCTTCAGGTCAACATCCGCCCTGGCGAGTTCGCGCCCGCGGGCGTGACGTCGCAGGCGCTCCTGGTGCTCGGCGGTGTCTCGACGCTGCACGTGCGGGCGGACGTGGACGAGAACGACGCGTGGCGTGTGCGCGAGGGTTCGAAGGCCGTGGCGTATGTCCGCGGGAACGCGAGTCTTTCGACGGCGTTGACGTTCGTGCGGTTCGAGCCGCTGGTGGTGCCCAAGAGGTCGTTAACTGGGGAGAGCACCGAGCGCGTGGACACGCGCGTGTTGCAGATCATCTTTGCGTTTGATCCGAAGTCGCTGCCGGTCTTTGTGGGACAGCAGGTCGATGTGTACATCGAGAGCGCCCCGGTCTCGGAGTCGTCGGGAACGTCCGGAAGAACGGAGACTCCAAAGAGCACGTGAGCGTCCTTGCCCCTTTGTCCGCGCACCAGCACTCCAACACCACGATTCCTGAAGGACTCAGCCCTTATGCACTACGCAACCAGCATCTCGTTCCGCATGATCCGTGTCGCCGGCCTGTCTCTGGGCATTGGCGCGATCGCTCTGATTGGCGGCTGCAAGGTCGGGCCGACGTATTCCGCGCCTCGGGCGCCGACGCCGGCGGAGTCGTGGCATGGGCTTGAGGGAACGCCGGGCGTCGCGAGCGCGCCCGTGGCCAAGGCGCCGAGCCTCGATGGGTATTGGGAGTCGTTCGGCGATGAGACGCTGACGATGCTCGTTGACCGGGCGATCGCGGGGAGCCCGTCGATCAAGATCGCGCTGGCGCGTGTCGCCGAGGCGCGGGCGATCCGGGGCGTGAGCAAGGCGGATCTCTGGCCGAGCGTGGATGCGGCGGCGAGTGCCGAGCGGATGCGTTCGAGCGAGAATGTGAACAACGGCGCGATGTTCGGGTCCGATGAGACCTCGCAGTTTTCGGTGGGCGTGGACGCGTCGTGGGAGATCGATCTCTTCGGGCGGGTTCGGCACGCGATCGATGCCGCTGACGCGGAGATGCTTGCGAGCGAGGCGGACTTCCGTGACGTCATCACGATCCTGACTGCAGAGGTTGCGACGCGGTACATCGAGTTGCGCGGGCTGCAGCACCGGCAAGCGGTCGTGGAGCGGACGATCGAGAGCCAGCAGCAGTCGGTGCAGATCGCGCAGGCGCGGCTGGACGCGGGGCTTTCGAGCGAGTTGGATCTGGCGCAGGCTCGGGCGCTCCTGGAGTCGCGCCGGGCTCAGTTGCCGCCGATTCTCGCGGGGCAGCGGCGGGCGATGCATCGGTTGAGCGTGCTTGTGGGCGAGGAACCGGGCGCGCTGTATCCGGAACTCTCGACGCCGGGGCCGATTCCCGCGATGCCCGCGGAGGTCGCGGTGGGTCTGCCGAGCGACGCGATCCGCAATCGTCCGGACATTCGGCGTGCCGAGCGTCAGGTGGCGGCGGCGACGGCGCGCGTCGGGGTCTCGACGGCCGATCTGTATCCGCGAGTGAGCCTCTCGGGCGCGTTCGCGCTCGTGAGCGATTCGACCAAGGGCTTGACAGACATCAACAGCCGCTCGTGGAGCATCGGGCCGGCGGTGCGCCTGCCGCTCTTTGATCGGCGCCGGCTCTATCGGGCGAAGGACGCGGCCGACGCGCGCACGCAGCAGGCGATCGGGGCGTTCGAGTCCACCGTGCTCAACGCATACGAGGAGGTCGAGAACCGGCTCGTGGACTTCGTGCGTGAGCAGGAGCGGGTGGCGCTCTTGCGGAGCGCGACGGAGTCGAACCGGAGGGCCGTGGAACTCTCGAATGACGTGTACAAGGCGGGGATTCGTGATTTCCTGAACGTGCTGGATAGTCAGCGGGCGCTGTATGACAGCGAGGACCAGTTGGTGCAGAGCGAGATCACGATGTCGACGAATCTCGTGGCGTTGTACAAGGCGCTGGGGGGCGGCTTGCCGAAGGTGAAGAACGACTCGGGCGCCTCGAGCGGGCCGAGCGAGGATCGTGCGGAGAAGTAGCGATCAACGGTG encodes:
- a CDS encoding ABC transporter permease, whose product is MIRVAMRMLVGDPAKFFGILLGVTLASMVITQQGSIFVGLMSRTFATIKDMAQPDIWVMDPKVQFIDDVKPLQSTALQRVRGVEGVDWAVPLYKGMIRVRLPSGQFVNCNLYGLDDASLIGAPADLLEGRVEDLRQDGAVIVDEAGAVGRLARRSADGTTRPLAMGDELELNDHRGRVVGVARVSRTFQSQPNLYTLYSRATRFVPGERKLMSFVLVRAKAGVDVDRVCAAIERETGLAAYTKPEFQSLTVTYFLKNTGIPINFGIAVALGFLVGAIITGFMFYSFTLDNLRYFGTLKAMGTSDGTLLGMILLQAGYVAVTGFGLGVGLAALFGNSMGKTQLAFRLTWQLSLVAACAVAMICALAALISVRRVISLEPGVVFK
- a CDS encoding ABC transporter ATP-binding protein, which gives rise to MTDSAVSFGDGRAVAVRCAGVTKTYGTGNAAVRALRGIDLNVHRGELLMLVGPSGCGKTTLISVVAGVLDRDEGECEVLGSDLDRLGSGERSRFRARNIGFVFQSFNLIPTLSIAENVAVPLLIQGEARKQAVDRAREILSKVGLGERTNSPPTKLSGGQQQRVAIARALVHRPKLIVCDEPTSALDHVTGQKVMELLREVAAGEELSLVVVTHDQRIFEFADRIAEMDDGRIVTIRRGKGHSHSTDPKAHTAQNSHSSETTA
- a CDS encoding biotin/lipoyl-binding protein encodes the protein MIRVYIVPVLAIVGMGLAAYTIVQGSKPVVPQPPVVQPPSAPFSTFVAASGIVESSTLNIDVGTPVGGVVGEVMVTVGQDVKKGEALFRIDARELEAERASREAALRVVEAQYRRLEASPRPEEVPPAEARVLEAEASLADAQEKLALRQAVTDPRAITADTLSEARFLVAGAEARLAQARADLALLKAGTWGVDLDVSRAQVESARAQLQSVVTDLGRRTIRALVDGRVLQVNIRPGEFAPAGVTSQALLVLGGVSTLHVRADVDENDAWRVREGSKAVAYVRGNASLSTALTFVRFEPLVVPKRSLTGESTERVDTRVLQIIFAFDPKSLPVFVGQQVDVYIESAPVSESSGTSGRTETPKST
- a CDS encoding efflux transporter outer membrane subunit, with protein sequence MHYATSISFRMIRVAGLSLGIGAIALIGGCKVGPTYSAPRAPTPAESWHGLEGTPGVASAPVAKAPSLDGYWESFGDETLTMLVDRAIAGSPSIKIALARVAEARAIRGVSKADLWPSVDAAASAERMRSSENVNNGAMFGSDETSQFSVGVDASWEIDLFGRVRHAIDAADAEMLASEADFRDVITILTAEVATRYIELRGLQHRQAVVERTIESQQQSVQIAQARLDAGLSSELDLAQARALLESRRAQLPPILAGQRRAMHRLSVLVGEEPGALYPELSTPGPIPAMPAEVAVGLPSDAIRNRPDIRRAERQVAAATARVGVSTADLYPRVSLSGAFALVSDSTKGLTDINSRSWSIGPAVRLPLFDRRRLYRAKDAADARTQQAIGAFESTVLNAYEEVENRLVDFVREQERVALLRSATESNRRAVELSNDVYKAGIRDFLNVLDSQRALYDSEDQLVQSEITMSTNLVALYKALGGGLPKVKNDSGASSGPSEDRAEK